A genomic window from Salvelinus sp. IW2-2015 linkage group LG13, ASM291031v2, whole genome shotgun sequence includes:
- the LOC111971378 gene encoding AP-1 complex subunit mu-1, translating to MGNMDMNEIDHFMPIMMRMEEDADTSPLVTSGSSHFLWIKHSNLYLVAMTKKNANAALVYSFLYKIVQVFKEYFKELEEESIRDNFVIVYELMDEVMDFGFPQTTDSKILQEYITQQGHKLDVGAPRPPATVTNAVSWRSEGIKYRKNEVFMDVIESVNLLVSATGSVLRSEIMGSIKLKVVLSGMPELRLGLNDKVLFEITGREKSKTVELEDVQFHQCVRLSRFENDRTISFIPPDGESELMSYRLNTTVKPLIWIESVIEKFSHSRVEIKVKAKSQFKSRSTANNVAIMVPVPSDADSPKFKTSTGSCKYLPEKSVVQWNIKSFPGGKEYMMRAHFGLPSVESDELEGKRPITVNFEIPYFTVSGIQVRYLKIIEKSGYQALPWVRYITQSGDYQLRTN from the exons ATGGGAAACATGGACATGAATGAGATCGACCATTTCATGCCTATAATGATGAGGATGGAGGAGGACGCAGACACGTCGCCCCTGGTGACCAGCGGCTCTTCACACTTCCTGTGGATCAAACACAGCAACCTCTACC TGGTGGCAATGACCAAGAAGAATGCCAATGCTGCTCTGGTATACTCCTTCCTCTACAAAATAGTACAG GTGTTTAAGGAGTACTTtaaggagctggaggaggagagtaTCCGTGACAACTTTGTGATTGTGTATGAGCTGATGGACGAGGTCATGGACTTTGgctttccccagaccacagacaGCAAGATCCTGCAAGA GTACATCACCCAGCAGGGTCACAAACTGGATGTGGGCGCCCCTCGCCCCCCCGCCACCGTCACCAATGCAGTGTCCTGGAGGTCAGAGGGCATCAAGTACAGGAAGAACGAGGTGTTCATGGACGTCATCGAGTCCGTTAACCTGCTG GTAAGTGCGACCGGCAGTGTCCTGCGTAGTGAGATCATGGGCAGCATCAAGCTCAAAGTGGTTCTGTCTGGAATGCCAGAGCTCAGACTGGGCCTCAACGACAAAGTGCTCTTCGAGATCACAGGAA GAGAGAAGAGTAAGACGGTAGAGCTGGAGGATGTCCAGTTCCATCAGTGTGTCCGTCTGTCTCGCTTCGAGAACGATCGAACCATCTCCTTCATCCCCCCGGACGGAGAGAGTGAGCTCATGTCCTACCGCCTCAACACCACG GTGAAGCCTCTTATATGGATCGAGAGTGTGATTGAGAAGTTCTCCCACAGCCGAGTTGAGATCAAGGTTAAG GCCAAGAGTCAGTTTAAGAGCCGCTCCACTGCCAACAACGTAGCCATCATGGTACCCGTGCCCAGCGACGCCGACTCGCCTAAATTCAAGACGAGCACAGGCAGCTGCAAGTATCTTCCCGAGAAGAGCGTGGTGCAGTGGAACATCAAGTCCTTCCCT ggaGGCAAGGAGTACATGATGAGGGCTCACTTTGGGCTGCCTAGTGTGGAGAGTGATGAGTTGGAGGGGAAGAGGCCCATCACTGTCAACTTTGAGATCCCCTATTTCACTGTATCTGGTATCCAG GTACGCTATCTTAAGATCATTGAGAAGAGCGGCTATCAGGCGTTACCATGGGTACGCTACATAACACAGAGtggag ATTACCAACTTCGGACAAACTAA
- the LOC111971610 gene encoding transmembrane protein 125 — MPELEDFPPMRGDQPAGPDPVQIQRSILDEQVELWWFRDPAKSLLCYSVAVLLILGCGLGGILLLSTTTSFSSDWRMGAGMALCLLALAVLLKQLLSSAVQDMNCVRSRRRIDILKSGGLSDLLVVLITGLCLVVCGAVLLKLALEHHMPKPGVALNDMYISGVVLLAGGGSAVVGVGVYTGVVFLLERTWPGQSFRDRAMGVFTISGRHMDQGRRETTSSLANLI; from the coding sequence ATGCCAGAGCTGGAGGACTTCCCCCCGATGCGGGGTGACCAGCCGGCTGGTCCTGACCCGGTCCAGATCCAGCGCAGCATACTGGACGAGCAGGTAGAGCTGTGGTGGTTCCGCGACCCGGCCAAGTCTCTGCTGTGCTACTCCGTCGCCGTCCTACTCATCCTGGGCTGCGGCCTGGGGGGCAtactcctcctctccaccactaCCAGCTTCTCTAGTGACTGGCGCATGGGAGCGGGCATGGCTCTGTGTCTCTTAGCCCTGGCCGTCCTCCTCAAACAGCTCCTGAGCTCCGCCGTGCAGGACATGAACTGCGTCCGCAGCCGGAGGCGGATCGATATCCTGAAGAGCGGAGGGCTGTCGGATCTGTTAGTGGTTCTCATCACAGGGCTGTGTCTGGTGGTCTGTGGGGCTGTACTGCTGAAGCTGGCACTAGAACACCACATGCCCAAGCCTGGCGTAGCCCTTAATGATATGTACATCTCTGGGGTGGTGTTGTTAGCTGGAGGGGGGTCAGCGGTGGTGGGGGTGGGAGTGTACACGGGGGTGGTGTTCCTGTTGGAGAGGACGTGGCCGGGACAGAGTTTCAGGGATAGGGCCATGGGGGTGTTCACTATCTCTGGACGACACATGGACCAAGGTAGGAGGGAGACCACCTCGAGCTTGGCTAACCTCATCTGA